Part of the Tribolium castaneum strain GA2 chromosome 4, icTriCast1.1, whole genome shotgun sequence genome is shown below.
TCAACAGCACGAGTTAAAACATCGTCCAGTATTTTAAAAACGCCAAAGCCGGGGTTCGCCACACAGTGTTTGAAGAGGACAGCGACGTAAAACTCGAACAAAACCTCCTTTTGCCACAACATCCCTTCGTGTTTCTCGTCCAAGTCGGCTAAGATATTTTCAAGGAATGTGCCACACTGGAGTGCCCCTTTAGTTAGGTACAAAAACCAACCGTTACAAATGATCCAATCGGTGAAAAAATTCGGTAAAAATTGATTCGCGACTGGGAGTTTTTCCAGCTCGGTTTGGAGCAACTGCAAGGTCGTGTGTTTAAATTTGAGGGTTGTTTGGTTGAGGAGGTCGTCATTGATTGACTCAATGTTCGTTTTTTCGAGGGCGTAACAAATTAGGTGCTGTAAAGCGTCCGAATCCTTGCCCTGACTTAAACAAACTTCGACCAAAGTCCGATGCAAGTGACACCGAGACGCCTTTTCGGCCAAAATTGGCTTATGGAAGGACAAAGCAGTCTGGATTATGTTTAAGCAAGTTTGGGGATTCCCCAATTCAAACTCAATTAACGCATACTCGCAGTAGAAAATCGTGTTACTACGATTTTCCTCTTGTTTGAGTAAATTTTTGACGttagatttgatttttttggctaGTCCTTGTGGCATTTTAAACCGCCCTTGCTTTTCCAGAATAATTAGCAATCTCTGGAAGCGCAACCACCAGACTGTCATTGCAATTTTGTCGTCCCCACTCAAACACTCGGTACAACTTTTCATCGTCGTTAGGACAAAACTCAAATACTCCTCTTGTCCGGGCAAGACTTTCAAATATTGGGGCCCCACCGATAACCGACTATCAATGACCAGGTTCTTGTTAGTCAAATCAATCGGGTACAGGGGCAAAAAAATCCCAATCAGCGACTCTATCGAATCTAGAGCCCACGGCACGTAATCCAACCCCAACTCCTGCATCGTACTATGCCGACAAAACAAGATCGGGATTTTCAAAAGTGATAAGATTGTTGCGATTAGTCGAAACATATTTTCGGGCATTGTGATTGGGTGAATCAACTCGGCTACATCATCAGGGAAGACCAATCGTTGTGGATCCTCACACTCACCGTCTTCCATCCAAGGCAGCCAATGGCACGCCTCCCTCAGTTTTTCCGTGCGAAGCCACAACTCATGGAGGGGGAGTTGCGAGTTGAAGACAACTTCCTCCAATTCGACCAATTGTTTCTCGTCAAAGCCTGACCCGATATTGAACTTGTTCTTGTCGGTTGGGGATAGATTTAGTTCGAGGTATAGGCGCAAGAGGGTCCAGAGTTGTTCAAACAAGCCGGCTTGCTTCAAAAATAGACCGCATTGGTAgagcatttttaaaatgttttcctCGAGTTGTGCCTTCTCCATTGATGAGTTGCGCCGCAGTTTGTGCAAAATCGAGAGACACTTTGTGTACAAGTCGAGGACTGAAGGGGTGTTGCAGTGAGACATGGAGCACTGGATTGACTCAATGTAGCCTTGCCATAGAATAATGTTCCCCTGGTCTTTATCAACTAGGTTTTTCAACTGGACTTGTAACTCATCAGAGGGGTAAATACTGACGGCCACATTGAGTCTCTCCCTTAATAATTCCTCGCAATTTTGATTGTGGGTCAAGGCCTTGTCCAAAATCGCCAGTTTTCGTTCAGCTAACACTCTCAAACCTTTGGCAATGCTTCCTTTCCGGTAGGTTTTTTCAAACTGGTACACCATATCCTGGAAATTGACGTACTCCAGCCACAACTTAATATCATGGGGGCTCTCGGCCAACTTTTTGTTAAACGAAGCCGTGGTTTGCGACAAATCCTCTTCCTGCTTAAACCCCGCGAAATTCTCATCTTTTTTGCTTCCCTCAAGCGAGTcacgatttttttcagttatgacTTCCTCTTCCCCTTCCTTTTTATCTTCAAGGAGAAATGACCAGTGGTAATaccgtttgatttttttacgtttacgGGCCGTCCGAGCCCCCGTTACGTAATACCGGACCGAGTAACGCGGGGCCGAGGGCCGGGCGATTGTTTTCacagttaaaaattctttagtcCGAACTGTATCAAGAATAAAACCCTCTTCCTCTAATTTATTGTCATCAACAACCGGTTTGTCTTTATGTTTATGCttctttttgcgtttttttggcTCGGGACTGTCATCAGCTTGTGGCGGTTCCTCTTCAGGGGGCTGCTCCGGCGCTCCGGTCACGTCGATACTGAAGCTGGGGTTTTGGAGCCACTGGGGGGTGTG
Proteins encoded:
- the LOC658266 gene encoding nuclear exosome regulator NRDE2, with translation MSLFPAYAGESAPPEQPPHTPQWLQNPSFSIDVTGAPEQPPEEEPPQADDSPEPKKRKKKHKHKDKPVVDDNKLEEEGFILDTVRTKEFLTVKTIARPSAPRYSVRYYVTGARTARKRKKIKRYYHWSFLLEDKKEGEEEVITEKNRDSLEGSKKDENFAGFKQEEDLSQTTASFNKKLAESPHDIKLWLEYVNFQDMVYQFEKTYRKGSIAKGLRVLAERKLAILDKALTHNQNCEELLRERLNVAVSIYPSDELQVQLKNLVDKDQGNIILWQGYIESIQCSMSHCNTPSVLDLYTKCLSILHKLRRNSSMEKAQLEENILKMLYQCGLFLKQAGLFEQLWTLLRLYLELNLSPTDKNKFNIGSGFDEKQLVELEEVVFNSQLPLHELWLRTEKLREACHWLPWMEDGECEDPQRLVFPDDVAELIHPITMPENMFRLIATILSLLKIPILFCRHSTMQELGLDYVPWALDSIESLIGIFLPLYPIDLTNKNLVIDSRLSVGPQYLKVLPGQEEYLSFVLTTMKSCTECLSGDDKIAMTVWWLRFQRLLIILEKQGRFKMPQGLAKKIKSNVKNLLKQEENRSNTIFYCEYALIEFELGNPQTCLNIIQTALSFHKPILAEKASRCHLHRTLVEVCLSQGKDSDALQHLICYALEKTNIESINDDLLNQTTLKFKHTTLQLLQTELEKLPVANQFLPNFFTDWIICNGWFLYLTKGALQCGTFLENILADLDEKHEGMLWQKEVLFEFYVAVLFKHCVANPGFGVFKILDDVLTRAVELYPNNLFLLAVLAKEQSVTCCAGSQWWKLKSLLMKTGRAFPILFLVLIANQQMVETQEKYIETFSGRKYEVSDSHKNRMLALFRHITRPEMCTRRCGLVWRLYLQFVHAYFDPNLCRNVYFCAVEECPWLKALYIDAAIYIPAELAQIQDLLIEKQLRIHVTPEELDVLRS